A genomic stretch from Hemibagrus wyckioides isolate EC202008001 linkage group LG20, SWU_Hwy_1.0, whole genome shotgun sequence includes:
- the si:ch211-178n15.1 gene encoding uncharacterized protein si:ch211-178n15.1, whose amino-acid sequence MHSEKAAKGQHALHPAQDYCHLCLQPGPALTHHRQQLSDVQCPPLEPGLRSHVWREDLSLPFPLDLEALEDRTGNHNHHDLQRRQAYLGPSQHYAVSERCSPPCYLWREMRVPGWDPRFPPSTCVWESSALAHHGQEVADGRLAGRLGRHSNCCSEREWYHHQLPHPLNGGPMLAKVRSQRYYREARNVSEEHHLDCVSENFHQNTHLPELEWDNRPKFGYNGHCERRHVTFEGHDDGHSIENNGPASAIKNHCNGAKAFFSTEVPQSKFTVSKKTGPKLSGIHCGETDLSQADRSEVGGSQSNHRKNQGTVREQIKQVVTELEDVLTGLKQVQMEMKEVVQQIDVLTSNIDLGEEEQGPFNGLPQESTHHANRIGVVALVHNVNRDAESPERDSTHAGVRPQRTRSLSNHSLTAVISTRPDNHPAREIHTNLASRANGLMTVESADSSQMNHTSALELQKTKSTANGDCLRARPPRAKVKELQHPRSRTDHTKNPDPPYPLAPISSVKTKRPPPYPQNGLVKGPPKDSNVLKTPPYPGKQKQLTSTMV is encoded by the exons ATGCACTCAGAGAAGGCGGCAAAAGGACAGCATGCCCTCCATCCAGCCCAGGACTACTGCCACCTCTGCTTACAACCGGGACCAGCTTTAACACATCACAGGCAGCAGCTCAGTGATGTGCAATGCCCACCACTGGAGCCTGGTCTAAGGTCACACGTGTGGAGGGAGGACTTGTCTCTACCCTTTCCTCTTGATCTGGAAGCACTTGAGGACAGGACGGGTAACCATAACCATCATGACCTGCAGAGACGGCAGGCTTACTTGGGACCAAGCCAACACTACGCTGTTTCTGAAAGGTGCAGCCCACCATGCTATTTGTGGAGGGAGATGAGAGTTCCTGGATGGGACCCTCGGTTTCCTCCGTCCACATGTGTGTGGGAGAGTTCAGCACTGGCACATCACGGGCAGGAGGTCGCTGATGGGAGATTGGCAGGCAGGCTTGGGAGACATAGTAACTGCTGCTCTGAGAGGGAATGGTACCATCATCAGCTGCCACACCCCCTCAATGGTGGCCCCATGCTGGCAAAGGTCAGGAGCCAGCGGTACTACAGGGAAGCTCGGAATGTTTCAGAGGAGCATCACTTGGACTGCGTGAGTGAGAACTTTCACCAGAATACACATCTACCTGAACTAGAATGGGACAATAGGCCTAAATTTGGATACAATGGGCACTGTGAAAGGAGGCATGTCACTTTTGAGGGTCATGATGACGGACACAGCATAGAGAATAATGGACCAGCCAGTGCTATCAAGAACCACTGTAATGGAGCTAAGGCATTCTTTTCCACTGAAGTTCCCCAGAGCAAATTTACAGTCTCCAAGAAAACAGGACCTAAGCTGAGTGGAATCCATTGTGGAGAGACTGACCTGAGTCAAGCAGACAGGTCAGAGGTTGGGGGAAGCCAGAGTAACCACAGGAAGAACCAGGGAACTGTGCGCGAGCAGATCAAACAAGTGGTGACGGAGTTAGAGGATGTGCTCACGGGTCTCAAACAGGTTCAAATGGAGATGAAAGAG gTGGTCCAACAGATTGATGTTCTGACTTCCAACATCGACCTGGGAGAGGAGGAGCAAGGACCATTCAATGGTCTGCCACAGGAATCCACGCACCATGCCAACCGTATTGGAGTTGTTGCACTTGTCCATAATGTCAACAGAGATGCAGAATCACCAGAAAGAGACAGCACACATGCTGGTGTCAGACCACAGCGCACTCGTTCCCTGTCGAACCATAGCTTGACTGCTGTGATTTCCACTCGCCCTGACAATCATCCTGCCCGGGAGATCCACACGAACCTAGCGTCCCGTGCTAACGGTCTGATGACTGTTGAGTCTGCAGACAGTAGCCAGATGAATCATACATCTGCTCTGGAGCTTCAGAAGACGAAGAGCACTGCCAATGGCGACTGCCTGCGCGCCAGACCTCCCAGAGCCAAAGTCAAAGAGCTCCAGCATCCAAGAAGCAGAACAGACCATACAAAAAATCCTGACCCCCCTTACCCTTTAGCACCAATTAGCTCAGTTAAAACTAAAAGACCGCCACCGTACCCACAGAATGGACTGGTCAAAGGACCCCCAAAGGATTCAAATGTCCTGAAGACGCCTCCTTACCCTGGAAAACAGAAACAGCTAACCTCCACCATGGTGTAA